In the Sandaracinus amylolyticus genome, GTGCACGAGGGGTGCAATCCCGAGAACGGCTTCGAGTGCGACGGCGACTACGACGCTCGCTGCAATCCCGCGTGCCCCGACACGCACTGTTGCAGTCCGCAGGAAGGACGATTCCAGTGCGTTCCGCGCGACGAGTCCGGTGATTGTCCCGCCGCCGATCTCTGGGTCGACGACGCGCGCATCGCGCCGTACTTCGAATATCGCTACATCGGTCCCAGCGACTGCGCGCTGGTCGAGGGGTGCGTCGTCGCGCCGGGCATGCGGCGCCTCTTGCGATTCGACGCGTGGACGCCGAACACCGGTGGTGCCGACATGTACCTCGGCGTGCCGACGGCGAGCTCGCCGAACTTCGAGTACTCGTCGTGCCATCGCCACTATCACTTCGAGACCTACGCCGCGTACGAGCTGCTCGACGCGGAGGACGACTGCGTCGTCGCCGAGGGTCACAAGCAGGCCTTCTGCCTGCTCGACTACTACACGTATCCCTGCGACGAGGACGACACGAATCCCGATCCCGACGTGCCCGACTGCCGTCGTCTGAGCGGCTATACGTGCCTCAACCAAGGCATCCGCCGCGGCGCACAGGACGTCTACGAGGCGGACATCGACTGTCAGTGGGTCGACGTCACCGGCCTGCCTCCGGGCGACTACCGACTCCGCGTGCGCATCAACACCGACCATCTCCTGCGCGAGTCGGACTACGGCAACAACGAAGTGACCGTCCCGGTCACGATCCCCGAAGATCCCGGCCCGCCGCCCACCGACATCAGCACGCCCTGCGAGGACGAGACGCTCGGGCTCGATCGCACCTGCGGCTTCACGCGCAGCTACGACGGCGAGTGCGAGCCCGGCACGACGGTGACGCTCGGCTGCTCCGCGACGTGCGGATACGGCGAGTGCAGCGGCGACACGATCCTGATGGTGTGCGAGACCGCGCTCGGCTCGTCGTGCACGTCGGCCGCGGCGATCGCGACCAACGACGCGTCGGGATGCGGCGCCGGCGCGTGCCGCGGTGGCGCGGACTGCTGCTCGAGCGCGACGTTCGAGTGCCCCACGACCGGCAGCTACACCGTGTGGACCGGCCCGCGCGACACCTCGCGCAACGCGACCTGCGAGATCGCGCTGGCTCCCTGATCGCACGCCACCGCGTCGATCAGATGCCGTAGCGCATCGTGATCGAGAGCGAGCGCACCGAGCGACCGTCGTAGTCGAACGCCGCCGAGTCGAACGAGGGCGCACCGAGCGTCCCGCGCGCGTCGCGCGAGAACCCGTAGCCTTCCTCGGGGACGCCCATGAATCCCTGGTCGAACACGGTGTCGTCGTCCTCGTCGTGCATCATGCCGATCGCGAAGCGCCCCGCGGGCACGCTCTCGAAGCGACACCGCGCGACGCCGTTGGTGATCGTCGTGCTGCACGTCGCGACCTCCTGGCCGCCGTGCGTGAACGTCGACTGCGAGCCGTAGAGCCCGCCGCGCACGTGACCTCGCTCGGAGCGTAGCCCGCGCACCACTGCGATGACCGCGGGCGACGCCGGAGGCTCCACCCGCAACGCGCCGCGCGCGCGCAGCGCGTCCTGCCCGTGCGATGGTGTCGGCCCGAATGCCGCGAGCAGGAGCGCAGACGCAGCGATCGTGAGCGCCGCGATCGACCCCGCTCGTGCCCGCCCCCCGACGTTGCTGCGAGTCACCGCTCGACTATGGGCTCGCTCTCGTGCCATCGCGAGCCCCCCTCCGCTCGATGATGCGCTTTGATCGGCTTTGACCAGCATCGACGCGCGCTCCTCGACAGATCTCCGCTCGACCCAGCGCCACGTTCGGACGCGCTGTGGAGACGGAGACCACACGAATGACCCGCTCGATTCCCACGCTCGTCGTGCTCGCGCTCGTCGCGAGCGCGTGCTGCTTCAGCGGCACCACCGACGCGACGACCACCACCAGCACCGATCCCCCGCCCGCGTCCGGCGACACGCGCG is a window encoding:
- a CDS encoding lysyl oxidase family protein, whose product is MLAFRPLALSIALVLLAACDAEGAAAERDGGMDAGATRDAGGRPPPVDGGGACVPPAAPSVHEGCNPENGFECDGDYDARCNPACPDTHCCSPQEGRFQCVPRDESGDCPAADLWVDDARIAPYFEYRYIGPSDCALVEGCVVAPGMRRLLRFDAWTPNTGGADMYLGVPTASSPNFEYSSCHRHYHFETYAAYELLDAEDDCVVAEGHKQAFCLLDYYTYPCDEDDTNPDPDVPDCRRLSGYTCLNQGIRRGAQDVYEADIDCQWVDVTGLPPGDYRLRVRINTDHLLRESDYGNNEVTVPVTIPEDPGPPPTDISTPCEDETLGLDRTCGFTRSYDGECEPGTTVTLGCSATCGYGECSGDTILMVCETALGSSCTSAAAIATNDASGCGAGACRGGADCCSSATFECPTTGSYTVWTGPRDTSRNATCEIALAP
- a CDS encoding DUF2141 domain-containing protein, coding for MTRSNVGGRARAGSIAALTIAASALLLAAFGPTPSHGQDALRARGALRVEPPASPAVIAVVRGLRSERGHVRGGLYGSQSTFTHGGQEVATCSTTITNGVARCRFESVPAGRFAIGMMHDEDDDTVFDQGFMGVPEEGYGFSRDARGTLGAPSFDSAAFDYDGRSVRSLSITMRYGI